The following are from one region of the Halictus rubicundus isolate RS-2024b chromosome 15, iyHalRubi1_principal, whole genome shotgun sequence genome:
- the LOC143361579 gene encoding pre-mRNA-splicing factor ISY1 homolog has protein sequence MARNAEKAMTTLARWRAAQSNEGARKEQERRPYLASECRDLRKAEKWRMQIIREIAKKVAQIQNAGLGEFRIRDLNDEINKLLREKRHWEAQIKELGGPDYSRVGPRMLDHEGREVPGNRGYKYFGAAKELPGVRELFEQEPPPPPRKTRAELMKDIDADYYGYRDDDDGILLPLEQKAEQEGREKAVQEWQEQNEKNEPEAEPEVEITAQRAIPSQQDIQEALLARKKQELLEKYVL, from the exons ATG GCAAGAAATGCGGAGAAGGCTAT GACCACACTGGCTCGTTGGAGAGCAGCTCAAAGCAATGAAGGGGCCAGGAAAGAGCAGGAAAGAAGACCATACCTGGCTTCGGAATGCAGGGACCTGAGGAAAGCAGAGAAATGGAGGATGCAGATCATCAGAGAAATTGCAAAGAAAGTGGCACAGATACAGAATGCCGGTCTAGGTGAATTCAGAATCAGAGACTTGAACGATGAGATCAACAAGCTGCTAAGAGAGAAAAGGCACTGGGAGGCCCAGATAAAGGAGTTGGGAGGGCCCGATTACTCCAGAGTGGGTCCACGTATGCTGGACCACGAAGGGCGCGAG GTCCCTGGGAATCGGGGGTACAAGTACTTTGGAGCAGCAAAGGAGCTGCCGGGGGTCAGAGAGCTTTTCGAACAAGAGCCTCCGCCTCCACCTCGGAAAACTCGCGCGGAGCTGATGAAGGACATCGACGCCGATTATTATGGCTACAGGGACGATGACGACGGTATTTTGCTACCGCTGGAGCAGAAAGCGGAGCAAGAAGGTCGGGAGAAGGCCGTGCAAGAGTGGCAGGAGCAGAACGAGAAAAACGAGCCGGAAGCGGAGCCGGAAGTCGAGATCACCGCGCAAAGAGCGATACCGTCGCAGCAAGACATTCAGGAAGCGTTGCTCGCAAGAAAGAAGCAAGAGCTGTTAGAGAAATATGTACTTTGA